The genome window AAACTAGGGCTCGTCTACAGGAATTAAAAGCAACATGGCAAAAGATACACTAGCGGCAGTTATTGGGATCCTTCACGATTCAAAGCTTTATGACAGCATGACAACAAGACGACCTCACCCCAGAGGAGAGGTGGGAGACACTAAAGGTGGTCCGATGACTAAAGTTTAACTTTTGGCCATTACTTGACTAAACACGACCAACCAATAAACACCAAGGTCATCGGCATAGTTTATTATTAAGTATCAGATGAATATCAGTGTTTATTAGCAACCTGTTAATTGCAATGCTATCCAGGGACAACACATCAACGCTGCGCCTACAGTATGTAGCACTGTATTAATCTTGCCAACAGAATGGTATTAAAGGTGTTTTATTGATGACCTGCGCTGGCTGTCGTTTCAGAGGGTCAATCTCTGGCGCCTGCATGAACCCTGCCAGAGCGTTCGGTCCTGCGGTGGTTGTCAATCACTGGACTCATCACTGGGTCTACTGGGTTGGACCAATTTGTGGTGCTCTGCTCACCGTCAGCTTTCTCAGGTATGATACAGTACCGGTTTGAACTAAGCTGCACAGTAAATATAATTTGTCTCACTGTTCACAGACAGTTGAAACGCTGACATTTGATCTTTTGTATTGATATTTATGGGTTTGAACAACCTGTGTATTACATTTTCTCAATTTACAACAAAGAAAAAGTACTATTTTTAACCACAGATGAAGTTTAGGGAAAGAGGTTCTGTGCactgacatgtacagtactatGTAGCTACTTTGCATGTATCATTATAGTTGCATGACATGTAACATGATTTACATATTATTGCTAGTCTGaaacaaaaaactttattaatccctgAGAGAAATTGTTTTGCTTATGATTGCTTtcacagacaggaagaaaattaaaaatagtaaaaaatatTACCAACGACAGACATGTAATATGCATACATGTaccatatacatacatatgtatacacatatacCTGCTTATACAGCAACACAtctacatgtaaacacacattcatatcaAATTACTTTGTAAGtgcatacatatacacatgtaCTATGCTATACAGATACAGGTTGAATCTTACAGagggaggagttgtacaggctgatggcaccggtaggaaggatctccgctggcgttctgtggagcacgtaatactgatcagcctgtggctgaaggtgctcctctgtccagccacacactgtgtaggggggtgttgtctaggatagagaggagttggaccagcatcctcctctcagctacagcatgtagggggtgcAGCTCCACCCTCAGAACAGAAGCAGCCCTCCTCATTCTTAAAATGTTATTAAATCATACTAATTGTCAGTCAGTGAGTCGTCTCGGATGCAGTTTGAGGAGTTCAGGGAGAGTGCCCTTAATTCTGGAGTATTTTAGTATCTCACCCTCAACAGGCAGATTCATGACAGATGCCCATGTAACGAGTGCTGTCCACTTGGCGTGACCCTGCAGCCACTAAAGGGCTCAGCCAAGTGTACTCTAGTCACTACAGTCTACTTATAGTCATGTGTTTTAGACTTCAGGCACATGTTCATTCTCTGCTTCTTATTTGTTGGAATACAAATTCtgtactttaataataatacatgtcTTCTTTTTGCAGGTTGCTGTTTGGTGACCACAAGACTCGAATTTGGCTGAAGTGAAATGTTATTTCTTATAACTTTGTCAGCAAAGTGTATTTGTATAAATTCTGTTTATATTACTACCATGTTTGTATTTGATGATTTAATAAAGTCTTGTTGATGCGATACCACCTGATTACCTGTGTTTAAAAATGGCTGGAAAACATACAGACATAATTGAAAAGCAATATTCAGCAACTTTAACACATTTTTATCGGCCGCATGTATTATCTGTCTTTTATTCTCAAAGCTGGGTTCAAAGCTCTGAACCAAAATCTCTGCACTGACGGATTTATGGTACAAGGACGAGGCAATACACCAGACAATAAACTTAGATTATGTCATAAAGTGGTGCCCTTTGATCAACTGCAACATGGCAGTAAATATCAAGAAATTGTTTCTAACAAGAGAAATATTTAAAAGTTGTAATATGCATCATCAGAGtgtgcacacatgcagtgtTTCATAGCTTAAATACCAGTCTCAGCAAAATAGTCCAAGAATTAAATGTGCTCATTATGCAGAAAGACGATAAGTATGACGCACTATAAAATGGATTTATTTCTGATGCAATATCGTACAACTACTTTATGGTTTTATTCGACTGAAGTGGAGCTTTTTATAATTGCTTTATATGATGTTGGCAAGTataatgtgaaaatatttttatagaGTGTTACAAGGAGGATAAAAGTATTAAATAGTGTCCTTGAAATTTATTATCTGAAaccctttttttaaaatgtgtttatttaacctactaaaaaaaaagaaaaatgtcaaCTCCTGAATAAGGAGTTGGCAATAATAAAGCCatcataaataataatgcaGACTTTATTCAAACTATTTGGTCATAAATTTGTATTGAATCATTACACCTGCTCTGGTTGGACCTGGTTGTTTGGTTCCCAGCCTGTCCAAAGGCTCGTGAGATAAACAGGTGAACTCGTGAGATGATTAACAGGAGAATAAACAAGATTCTGATACAtacatttgctttttaaagAATTGTGGATTATTACACACATTTTATGGATATATAAATGAGCCTAGATGATAAAAAGGTTGGAAACCAGTCATTTAAGTAATCCACATTAGCGTCAGGTTGATGGTCCGGGTCGGTCTTATCTAACTAGGTCACTGACTTATGGACCAGGTGCCTGACCAGCTAAATAGAGTAATGATGAGAAATACAGGCTGGTCTTGACTCAAACACGTCTGACCACAGGGTCCTTGACAAGCTTCTATCCTGTTTAGAACTTGGTTCTGTTAAATATAAACTATTCTAAACATTAGCTGACCTGAACCGGGCAGGTCACTTTGAAATGGGATTATATTCTTGATAGTTTATGACTCGTGACGCGAATATAGCTCAGTGTGCCGTCTGCTGCTGAACCCAGTGCCTGTGAGTTACCCTGCAGCCCGGATCCGGAGTAGAGGCTCTACTCCAGACGAGAGCTGTCCCAGAAGAGGAGATTTATTCCGACCCCTGACCAGCAGCAATGGGAGTtgagaaaatggaaatgaaggAAGCAGCCAGTGCTCTGATGGAGAAGGGAGAGAAGCCGCCTGCGAGCAAACCAAGCAAATACGAGAAGCTGTTCCAACCCTGTGTGGCTGAGTTAGTGGGGACcatgttctttgttttcatcGGGTGCGTGTCCGTCATCGAGAACGTGCCGGCGGCCGGGCGGCTGCAGCCTGCGTTGGTGCACGGACTGGCTGTGGCAGTGATGGTGGCAGTCATGGATAACATTAGGTAAAGAAACAGTGTGTCTTGCTTCCATGATGTAATTACTAGTGGCCACTAGTGGGTTCCATGCAGCACTCAGTTATTACTGTTCATTTTCCCTTGCAGTGGATCCCATTTTAACCCTCCCTTCACTATTGCCATCTATCTGTGTGGGGGCATGGAGCTGATCATGGTGGGGCCATACATTGTGAGCCAGCTGATTGGAGGGGTGCTTGGAGCTGGAATGGCCAAGGTCATTTTAAAAAATAGTCCTATTTATTCAAAGTAAAATTGCAAAACGTTGTAGTGTATATTATCTATATTTCGGCTCCTTTGGACAATGTCAACCTTTGCAGATCATGACTCCTGCAGGGCGCTATTTAAATGCCACAGGAGCAGCCTTTGACATCCTGAAGTCGCAGGACCAGCTGTCTGGCGCCATCTTTGGTGAGGTGGCCATGACCTGCCTGGTCACgatggtggtgctgctggtggcggTCAACAGCAAGACAAAAACCCCTCTGGCTCCGTTCCTGGTGGGCTGCACCGTCATCATCAACGTCTTGGCAGGGTGAGATAAGAGGGCGATGACCATGCTGCTGTGAAGAAAGGAAACAGTTAGTGATGACTCAGGTTAagccaacatacagtataatcatTTCATTATaagcaaatatcaaataaaacagttctaaaataaataatgttaatgtattaatgttaattaaaaataaCCAAATAATATAAAACCCCATGAATTATTTTGGTAAGTCAGAAATAAACATATTGTCACAATTATGCATATATTAATTcgtttaaaaatattaatatttatattttataataataataattttattcatAGGCCTATttcattaattttttttattattactatttgaCAGTCTTTGCGTTTTTAATCATCCCCATATTTTGCTGATTAAAGTTTGCTCATGTTATTAATTGTTACAGAGGCGATATATCAGGGACGTGTCTGAACCCGGCCAGAGCTttcggcccagctgtgatggcCAACTACTGGACGTACCACTGGGTGTACTGGGTCGGTCCCATCGGAGGAGGCGTAGTAGCCGCCGCTCTGCTCAGGTAAGAGAATCCAGACGGGAACCGAGGTGTAAACAGAATGGAATGACGTATTACAACGCCTCTCTCCCTTTTACATTTCAGACTAATCCTCGGGGACAATAAGTTACGACTCGTTATGAAATCATAGCCGTCAACATTATGTGTTTATTACTCGAGCAATATTACCCAACCTGGAACCATTGCCTCTCTCCAGATATCACGAGATATGTGAACGTGTCATAATGTTATGTAATCTGTTCCTCTAGACatttttattatgtatataaacGGTATGATCACATTGTGGATTTGACATtatcaataaaaacacaaaacatatgATCGCttactttgtttttctgcccaTAACATGTCCACATAATTAGGACAATCAAATTTTTGACCCATAACAtgttaacacacacaaaagacgcAGTTGAACAGGTTTATTAATTAGATGcgatttattttttcatttgtctGCATGGGTTTTGGGCTGGGCGCGTGGCAGAGcctccgctgcagctcagcggTACCTCTCAGAGATACCCAGGGCCACGTTGCCCAGGAACTTGTCCATAGACACGTGAGCCTCGGGGGTGAAGTCAGCGGGGAACAAGTTGGCGATCACCAGGAGAAGGCAGTGAGCCAGGATCTGCACGGAAACAGAACAATTCAAAATGGGTTTATGCTGcgaaatataatttattaattatattattatattattatttttatttgatttgaaatCAAAACCCAGGTCGATGACACGTGTGCGCTAAAAGCAATCTCCTACTCCTACTATCATGAAATGCATGTGTTTTCTCTATACCTTGAAGTTGGCCGGGTCCACCTTGATCTGGAAAGCGTGCTTCTCGCTGAGGTCCAGCAGGCCATTAGTCAGGTCGTCAATCTTGGCCACAGCCAGAGCGACTCCTCCCATGATCGTCTTTCCGTGGCCCTTCACCTGGGCAGAGCCGGAGCTCAGGTCAGCCCAGTGGGAGAAGTAGGTCTTGGTTTGGGGATAGACCACGAGCATCCTTGGTGAGAAGGGAACAATAGGCGTGGAGCGTTTAGTGAACTGTGTGTGAAAAGATTTCCATTGGAACCAGTGACACTTACCTGGATAAAGCATCAGCCCCAATGGCATCTGCGGACTTGGAGATTCTGCTCCACAGAGCCTTGACGGCAGCCTTGTCTTTGTCAGTCAAACTCATGTCGACTTGTTTCTctaactctctctctcgctgagTCGGatagcgtttgctgatggataATTTGGCGTCCTGCTTAAATTCTTTTGGGTCGGGGGTCCCACCCACGGGGACGCGTGCCAAGCCGCGACCGCTGACGCAGATGGCACCCGGCCTCCGAGCCTGATAGAAGCTTCACTGGCTGGATGCCAGTCAAATAGGTGATATCAGCTGCTCGCACCGGGGCGTCACTTTGGAAAGGACGAAAATTTGAGTTTAACTTGAAACAATTCTGACACGGGGTCTCAACGGGTCGTTAGTTAATGAAATAGTTTCCTTTGAGCTTTAGTGGGTTTAGGTCACAGACGTCGGCAGTGATGTCAAGTGCCGACATAAAGCGATGAGAGGCTTTACTGTACGTACGTCCAAGAAAATGACGTTATGCTATATACTTACAAATAGATTACAAAATCTTTATATTAATTATccgatttaaaatgaaacattgaTTTCTTATTAGAGTTTCTACTTTTGCTCTAAGTCCGTATAGTCCAGTAGCTCCATAACCTCACAACGCAGAAAAATTGTTTTAGTACAAGCAAAATTTTTACACAGATTTAAAACGTTAAAGTGCATTAAATTAGGAATTTTCGTTTTTGTTccgtttttgtttattgtttaaagaCATTTAACACATATACGGTTCACTGAGTTTGTTTAAAATACCTGGACCTACTCCAGTTTAAaatttcctctttcatttaaTCTCAGAAGCGCGTGTCCttttctgcattttaaacaTTCCTTCAAAGTTAGTCagtaaaatatatacattttaagGGTTTAGCATTAATATCTCccttaaaatacaaataaaaagtgAGTCTTATCGAACTACAGCTGTTAAGGCAGCACGAGATTTATCTGTGATTGATTCTCCTTAATGCGACTACTTTTGGCATTGGCTATTAATTTATATCCTATCAACAGCGCTTAACGCCTTTATCAAAGCGCTCAAGTATTTTCTTAACCAAAACACAGCGAGAGTTCGAGCACCGAGTGTTTGGGTGGAGGGGGCGCTGCCGCAGATAATACCGGCATGTTCGCACAGATAACAGCTGGGGTATGAAACGCTCTGTCAAGAGACAAGCGTGAACTCGGTGGCTTTTAGGACAAAGATCAATACAATTAAATAAGATTTAAAATGTCATAATTATTTTTTCTGACATTGTAAGATACATTATATTGTACATTCATTATTTTGGGGAAAAACGGAAAATtggatttaattatttttttaggaaaacaaattgttttgttattagctttttataataaaaacgtcttatgttaatgtttttatgacCAAATATAGTAATCTAAtagtcatttgttttttttctgctccactgaaAAGCTTTTTCTTCTACAGGACATTAAGCAATAAAATGAAGACACCGGAGATAAGAACTTTCAGGTTCCAAATTTAACTCTGAAAACACGATATTCATTAACCACAGTGAAATCAGGAGCTTAACACTGTTTTGTTAAAACTAATGTAAGGATgcagtgtgtgttcatgtgaaaCTGTGTGATGAGAAATAATTCTAAATAATTCTAACTCTCCTAGTTTTCCGTCACACAagttcatatttatatttttttgcaAAAGTTCGATCTCACGTTCTCTAACGGAAGAACAGATTTTGATGTTGTAGAAAAAATTCTAGAACCTTCTCAGTTTTACGAACACACAGAAACGTCTGGAAAAGCGTGTTCTTTATCGGATGCTGCGCATCTCCAGCCTATTAGCGACCCCGGCTTCTTTTGGGTGGAGGGCGCCTTGGGGCGTTTAAATAGACGCGGGTTGAGCAGAGCAGTATTCAGCTTTTTTCTTCAAGCCTGAACGCAAAAACAAGAGCAGCCATGGTTGAGTGGACTGAGCAGGAGCGCAGCATCATCACCGGCATCTTTGCCAACCTCAGCTACGAGGAGATCGGACCCAAGGCTCTGGTCAGGTAAGACACACATATgaatataattataaataaaagcGTTCTTCTCGTACAGATACTGTAGACTGGGACTTTTAACCAactcacgccccccccccccccggcagGTGTCTGATCGTCTACCCCTGGACTCAGAGGTATTTCAGCTCCTTCGGTAACCTCTACAACGCCGAGGCCATCAGGGGCAACCCCAACGTGGCAGCTCACGGCATCAAGGTGCTCCACGGTCTGGACCGGGCTGTGAAGAACATGGACAACATCAAGGCCACCTATGCCGAGCTGAGCGTCCTGCACTCCGAGAAGCTGCACGTCGACCCCGACAACTTCAGGGTAAGTTCTGCGGGATTAcaacaaatgcacagcgcacaccTGAAGGCCGATCGGTTGGTGTCACGTCGTCTGACGTTTCCCCTgttcctccaccagctgctggctgactgtctgaccattgAAATCGCCGCCAAACTGGGCACCGCCTTCACCGCAGACACGCAGGCCGCTTTCCAGAAGTTCCTGGCTGTGGTGGTGTCCGCCCTGGGAAGGCAGTACCACTAAACCCAGCACCTGGACACGTTAAGGAGACCCGATGTCTGTCCACACGTCATATGTGTCTCTTccataaagaaataaaagacaataGGCAATAAtgacttgttttcctttgcttttttaCGTGTGCGCAATTACGCGCAGTCACATTACACCGATACCTGGGACAATTTGAACAGAGAAAAGCAAACGTACAAACGAATAAAAACAGCGTCATAAACATAAGAATACGATTTTTACTGACAGGACAAGACACGACTCTAACGTGAAAGTCAATCGTATTTCTATAAATGTTgctgaatatttaaaatatatttaggtATTTAGTCTTCAAAACAATTAAATATATCAATGTGCTGTTGTtttatacataaaaaaaacatttttattttaaaccggtattgaatttaaaatgtaacaTGTACTTTGCCTTTTACATTTCTCTTATTGtctattaaatatttacattaatgtttaatgtagTGCATAGTTAAactaaaaaaatgttaaaaaacaataattaaaaaaattggaAAATTAAAACCGCATTTAATACAATTGCCtgcctgaaaacacaaatgcaatATTTCCAACATACATCATGCAGCTCATGGTTCCACCAGCAGGGGAACTATGAGTACGTATTAAAATCGAAGTCTGGACACTTAATTTTAGGCTTCTGTAGCGTCTATCTTACTTTAGTAAAACCTTATTGGTGGTGGCAGCTCATTTGATTTTCAATCGCATGCTATTGTAAGATTATGTTGCGTTTCGTTAAATTTTACATATTAAATAGaactataaaaaaaataaaattgagcGGTAGGACACGTTTAATACCACGCACACCTCCAAAATTTGTAGTCTATTATGTGACCTATAGTTTTTTTCACAGTTTGCTGTCACTTTATCAATCTTCTTATGTGCAGAAGTATTTTCTATGTCCTTTAACCGCTGAATTTTAATATCAatttacaatttaaatttatttatgaaacCATTTTGTCGGCCACATGACTTCCGGTGTGGGGACCTTTATTTTGTAGGTGCTGTTTCCGTTTTGTGTATCCCTTTCCATTTTCTCTAACTTGTCCTCTATGAGCGAGCGTTTTCAAGTGCGATTCCAAAAAACTGgaacataaatataataataataaaataaatattataataaatataaatattataaatatataataagacgtaaaaaacaacagaatgcAACAACAACAGACATTTATATTTGCAGCTTACATTAAGAACATTGTGAGATTTGGAAACAGACATTTTACCATTTCATGAAAAATGTTAGCTCATTTTAAATTTGATGGCAGGAAGACGTTTCAAAAAAGTTGGCTATGTGGCAACAAAACCTGAAAAagtaatccatccatccattttcatctgccTAACCTGCCTATTAAAGTtgcaaagaaaagtaaaaacactCCGAGGGGCATTTGGCAAATTCATAGCTGGTGATAAAGGGGGTCTGAAGcatattacatttaaaaggGAGGAACAACTTAAGCTACAGCGCTACAGTACAAAATGATATTCACCCTCTTCTGGTAGAAAGAATATTTTCCATAAAATGGCCCATCTGATGTGTTGATGAGACTTGCAAATCACTGAATTCtgcttttattaatgttttaaacATAATCTTGGTGGAGTTGTGGTTGTAAATgctacacacaaaaaaacacagtttattttaGTAAGTTGCTGGTCCATATGTGTAAATACAGAAAAGCTTGTGTAGTACTCCAACACAACAGATGAAAGATTTCAGGTTCattgcacattttattattaaaaatagtAATACACACAAATAGTTTAAAACATATGTTTTAGCGTAAGAAAGGTTCTTT of Betta splendens chromosome 19, fBetSpl5.4, whole genome shotgun sequence contains these proteins:
- the aqp8a.2 gene encoding aquaporin-8a.2, with the protein product MGVEKMEMKEAASALMEKGEKPPASKPSKYEKLFQPCVAELVGTMFFVFIGCVSVIENVPAAGRLQPALVHGLAVAVMVAVMDNISGSHFNPPFTIAIYLCGGMELIMVGPYIVSQLIGGVLGAGMAKIMTPAGRYLNATGAAFDILKSQDQLSGAIFGEVAMTCLVTMVVLLVAVNSKTKTPLAPFLVGCTVIINVLAGGDISGTCLNPARAFGPAVMANYWTYHWVYWVGPIGGGVVAAALLRLILGDNKLRLVMKS
- the hbae5 gene encoding hemoglobin, alpha embryonic 5 gives rise to the protein MSLTDKDKAAVKALWSRISKSADAIGADALSRMLVVYPQTKTYFSHWADLSSGSAQVKGHGKTIMGGVALAVAKIDDLTNGLLDLSEKHAFQIKVDPANFKILAHCLLLVIANLFPADFTPEAHVSMDKFLGNVALGISERYR
- the hbbe2 gene encoding hemoglobin beta embryonic-2 isoform X2, whose product is MVEWTEQERSIITGIFANLSYEEIGPKALVRCLIVYPWTQRYFSSFGNLYNAEAIRGNPNVAAHGIKVLHGLDRAVKNMDNIKATYAELSVLHSEKLHVDPDNFRLLADCLTIEIAAKLGTAFTADTQAAFQKFLAVVVSALGRQYH
- the hbbe2 gene encoding hemoglobin beta embryonic-2 isoform X1; translated protein: MVEWTEQERSIITGIFANLSYEEIGPKALVRCLIVYPWTQRYFSSFGNLYNAEAIRGNPNVAAHGIKVLHGLDRAVKNMDNIKATYAELSVLHSEKLHVDPDNFRVSSAGLQQMHSAHLKADRLVSRRLTFPLFLHQLLADCLTIEIAAKLGTAFTADTQAAFQKFLAVVVSALGRQYH